A stretch of Endozoicomonas sp. SCSIO W0465 DNA encodes these proteins:
- the malQ gene encoding 4-alpha-glucanotransferase yields the protein MKESTMHEIKQIDALAELCGIPAHYIDAAGNPVTLETDYKLNALKAMGIAAGNELEVQASIDRILRKQWSPLIPVVHVVHCGDPFTVPIQVDERQRNDSLRGEIILEDSRAIPLSVNLSELPEEDRLSVDQQERIRLLCPLPEDLVAGYHELSVTLGSHQESCRLIVAPQTCYEPDILSFEQPGRTEKIWGVSVQLYTLRSENNWGMGDFSDLKQLVNQLGPQGADIIGLNPIHSLYPSNPLHCSPYSPSSRNFINPLYIDVTALKEYQDSAEIQQYVNSDDFLSQLRKARDCSHVEYNRVASLKFSVLEMAFRHFEKHDKAHQSYKSANFAHYCAEKGQDLELQATYEALFEHFRSSDINSWGWNCWPVDYQDPDSSHVKNFVAQSKERIRFYMYLQWIAEQQLAEAQQAAIESGMRIGIYRDLAVGVDHGGADVWAHRDHYVLNASVGAPPDTVAPQGQNWGLPPFDPNRLQELAYKPFIDMVNANMQHCAALRIDHVMGILRLWWCPPDKTADYGVYVNYPLKDLLGIIKLESQRQQCLIFGEDLGTVPPEIEAALPAAHCYSNEVVLFSRVDDHFLMPEKYKPRALTCISNHDIPTLRAWWNCSDLDLRQELGIYDAARTAQEKTARHEDKLAMLKTLQHIGEAPYGINPGDLSSMGYSRELMEKIHYYLGKTASRIIVIQLEDVLELDTPVNVPGTSSEYRNWSRKLTRNINEIVTSEDNRVLFRNLGLTRKA from the coding sequence ATGAAAGAGTCCACCATGCACGAGATAAAGCAGATTGATGCTCTGGCAGAGCTGTGTGGTATCCCCGCCCACTATATTGATGCCGCCGGCAATCCAGTCACCCTTGAGACGGACTATAAACTCAATGCGCTAAAAGCCATGGGCATTGCCGCTGGTAACGAGCTGGAAGTTCAGGCTTCCATTGATCGTATTCTGAGAAAGCAATGGTCACCGTTGATTCCTGTCGTTCACGTAGTTCACTGCGGAGACCCTTTTACGGTTCCCATTCAGGTTGATGAACGCCAGCGCAATGACTCGCTACGTGGTGAAATCATTCTGGAAGACAGCCGTGCAATTCCGCTCAGCGTAAACCTGTCAGAACTTCCGGAAGAAGACCGGCTATCGGTGGACCAACAGGAACGAATCCGTCTACTCTGCCCTTTACCGGAAGACCTGGTTGCAGGCTACCATGAGTTATCCGTTACCCTGGGATCCCATCAGGAAAGTTGCCGCCTGATCGTCGCGCCACAGACCTGCTATGAACCCGATATCCTCAGTTTTGAACAACCTGGGCGTACTGAAAAAATCTGGGGAGTCAGTGTTCAGCTCTATACCCTTCGTTCAGAAAACAACTGGGGAATGGGGGATTTCAGTGACCTTAAACAGCTGGTGAACCAACTCGGACCACAAGGGGCGGATATTATCGGCCTGAATCCTATTCACTCACTCTATCCATCCAACCCTCTCCATTGCAGTCCTTACAGCCCGTCGAGCCGGAACTTTATCAATCCTCTGTATATCGATGTTACAGCGCTGAAGGAGTATCAGGATTCCGCAGAAATACAGCAATATGTAAACAGTGACGATTTTCTGAGCCAGTTGCGCAAAGCAAGAGACTGCTCACATGTGGAGTATAACCGGGTTGCCTCACTGAAATTTTCTGTCCTGGAAATGGCCTTCCGCCATTTTGAAAAACACGACAAAGCACATCAATCCTATAAATCAGCCAACTTTGCCCATTATTGTGCAGAAAAAGGGCAAGACCTTGAGCTTCAGGCCACCTACGAAGCACTCTTTGAGCATTTCAGATCCAGCGATATCAATAGCTGGGGCTGGAACTGTTGGCCTGTGGACTATCAGGATCCTGACAGCTCACATGTGAAGAATTTTGTTGCTCAATCAAAAGAACGAATTCGATTTTATATGTACTTGCAGTGGATTGCGGAACAGCAGTTGGCTGAGGCTCAGCAGGCCGCTATTGAGTCCGGAATGCGTATCGGTATCTACCGGGACCTTGCCGTCGGCGTTGACCATGGCGGCGCCGATGTCTGGGCACACCGGGACCACTATGTTCTCAATGCCAGCGTCGGGGCGCCACCGGACACCGTAGCGCCACAGGGACAGAACTGGGGACTCCCACCCTTTGACCCAAACCGGCTGCAGGAGCTGGCGTATAAACCGTTTATCGATATGGTCAATGCCAATATGCAGCACTGTGCGGCACTGCGCATTGACCATGTGATGGGGATACTCCGGCTCTGGTGGTGCCCCCCGGATAAAACCGCAGACTATGGCGTTTACGTCAACTATCCACTGAAGGACCTGCTGGGCATCATCAAACTGGAAAGCCAGCGACAGCAATGCCTGATTTTTGGTGAAGACCTGGGCACCGTACCGCCGGAAATAGAAGCAGCGCTTCCTGCAGCCCATTGCTACTCCAATGAAGTGGTGCTCTTTTCCAGAGTCGACGACCATTTTCTGATGCCAGAAAAGTACAAACCACGAGCCCTGACCTGCATATCCAATCACGACATTCCCACCCTCAGGGCATGGTGGAACTGCAGTGATCTTGATTTACGACAAGAACTGGGTATCTACGATGCGGCCAGAACCGCACAGGAAAAGACTGCCCGGCATGAAGACAAGCTGGCTATGCTGAAAACACTGCAACACATTGGCGAAGCGCCTTATGGCATAAACCCCGGTGATTTAAGCTCCATGGGCTATAGCCGGGAACTGATGGAAAAGATTCATTACTACCTGGGCAAAACCGCCTCAAGGATCATTGTGATCCAACTGGAAGATGTACTTGAGCTGGATACCCCGGTGAATGTTCCCGGTACCAGCAGCGAGTATCGTAACTGGAGCCGCAAACTGACCCGTAATATCAACGAGATAGTGACCAGTGAGGACAACCGGGTCTTGTTCAGAAACCTCGGGCTGACCCGAAAAGCCTGA
- the malE gene encoding maltose/maltodextrin ABC transporter substrate-binding protein MalE, whose product MAVLNILTGILVRSDYYWSVPVSFIRLKPDRLFSVQPNQPWFFQPVNNFLYPNNQQLLSRLVYPEISEMIPSLIKKLFPVILTALSLIFAGNVLAFSSDELLIWVGGDKAYEGIRKVGARFTKDTEIKVKVEIPENITDRFQQAAASGSGPDIVFWAHDRYGEWAKSGLLAPITPSPEFKNGVNPIGWEAMTSEGKIYGYPISLEAISLIYNKAILPTPPATFEEMFPLAKKLEQQPIPNKKNEKGIITIMWDQDQPYFTMPLLAADGGYVFLKTATGYDVKKTGVNDKGAMEGAKMLVNLIDKGVMPRGVDYGVMEANFNQQKVAMMITGPWAWANLDKSKISYGVAPLPKLNGKPARAFVGVWGAALNNASPNKSIANEFLENYLLTEQGLTVMNSNVPLGAVANKAMMKKLMKDPRIAATYQNVEQGLIMPNVPEMGKFWSAMELSLDHK is encoded by the coding sequence GTGGCGGTATTAAATATTCTTACTGGCATACTCGTACGCAGCGATTATTATTGGTCAGTACCCGTTTCATTCATCCGGCTAAAACCTGACCGGTTATTTAGTGTACAACCCAATCAACCATGGTTCTTCCAACCTGTTAACAATTTCCTTTACCCGAATAACCAGCAGCTATTAAGCCGTCTGGTTTACCCGGAGATATCAGAAATGATCCCTTCGCTGATTAAAAAACTTTTCCCGGTTATTCTGACTGCACTGTCACTGATCTTTGCCGGTAACGTATTGGCCTTCAGCTCTGACGAACTATTAATATGGGTTGGTGGAGACAAAGCCTATGAAGGCATTCGCAAAGTGGGAGCCCGGTTCACGAAAGACACGGAGATAAAGGTCAAAGTTGAAATCCCGGAAAACATCACCGACCGTTTCCAACAGGCGGCTGCCTCAGGCAGTGGGCCTGATATCGTTTTCTGGGCCCATGACCGCTATGGGGAGTGGGCCAAAAGTGGCTTGTTAGCGCCTATCACCCCATCACCGGAATTCAAGAACGGCGTGAACCCCATTGGCTGGGAAGCCATGACCAGTGAGGGAAAAATCTACGGCTACCCTATCTCTCTGGAAGCCATCAGCCTTATCTACAACAAAGCGATTCTGCCAACACCGCCTGCCACCTTTGAAGAAATGTTTCCCCTGGCCAAGAAACTGGAACAGCAGCCAATCCCCAACAAGAAAAATGAAAAAGGCATCATCACGATCATGTGGGACCAGGATCAACCCTATTTCACCATGCCACTGCTGGCCGCCGACGGTGGTTATGTTTTTCTGAAAACGGCCACAGGCTATGACGTCAAGAAAACCGGTGTCAATGATAAAGGCGCTATGGAAGGTGCCAAAATGCTGGTGAATTTGATTGATAAGGGCGTGATGCCCCGGGGGGTGGACTATGGCGTCATGGAAGCCAATTTCAACCAGCAGAAAGTCGCCATGATGATTACCGGCCCCTGGGCCTGGGCCAACCTGGACAAGAGTAAAATCAGCTATGGTGTTGCACCACTGCCCAAACTGAATGGCAAACCGGCAAGAGCATTTGTTGGCGTATGGGGGGCAGCACTGAACAATGCCAGCCCCAACAAGTCCATTGCCAACGAATTTCTGGAGAATTACCTGCTCACCGAACAGGGGTTGACCGTCATGAACAGTAACGTTCCCCTTGGGGCCGTGGCTAATAAGGCGATGATGAAAAAACTGATGAAAGACCCCCGTATTGCGGCAACTTACCAGAATGTCGAACAGGGCCTGATCATGCCCAATGTGCCGGAAATGGGTAAATTCTGGTCGGCAATGGAGCTGTCTCTTGATCACAAATAG
- the malG gene encoding maltose ABC transporter permease MalG: MAMVQPRNLNYRVWTARIVMWLFLLVIMFPFFMIISVSLRTGNFATGSLIPENPSLEHWYLALGIPWENVDGSITQPPFPVLTWLWNSIKVATASSALILILATTGAYAFARLRFRFKQQMLTAMMILQMFPAVLALVAIYSLFDQIGDYIPWLGLDSLGSVTLAYLGGMALHIWLIKGYFETIDNSLEEAAAIDGATPWQAFRFVLLPLSVPILAVVFILAFIASIAEYPVASVLLQSMDNLTLAVGSRQYLNPQNYLWGDFAAAAVLSGLPITIIFLACQRWIVGGLTSGGVKG; this comes from the coding sequence ATGGCAATGGTGCAACCAAGAAATCTGAACTACCGGGTCTGGACGGCCCGTATTGTGATGTGGCTTTTCCTGCTGGTTATCATGTTCCCATTTTTCATGATTATCTCGGTTTCCCTGCGCACCGGCAATTTTGCCACGGGCTCTCTGATTCCGGAAAACCCCAGCCTTGAACACTGGTATCTGGCACTGGGAATCCCTTGGGAGAATGTCGATGGCTCTATTACGCAACCGCCTTTTCCGGTGCTGACCTGGTTGTGGAACTCCATCAAGGTGGCAACCGCCAGCTCTGCCCTGATACTGATTCTGGCAACAACCGGCGCCTATGCCTTTGCCCGGCTGCGGTTTCGGTTTAAACAGCAGATGCTGACGGCCATGATGATCCTGCAGATGTTCCCGGCTGTGCTTGCGCTCGTTGCCATCTACTCGCTGTTTGACCAGATTGGCGATTACATCCCCTGGCTCGGCCTGGATAGCCTGGGCTCCGTCACACTCGCCTATCTGGGGGGCATGGCGCTGCATATCTGGCTAATCAAAGGGTATTTTGAAACCATCGACAACTCCCTGGAAGAAGCCGCAGCTATTGATGGGGCAACGCCCTGGCAGGCCTTCCGTTTTGTGCTGCTGCCGCTGTCAGTCCCCATTCTGGCGGTTGTTTTTATCCTGGCATTTATTGCCAGTATTGCCGAATACCCCGTGGCATCCGTACTGCTGCAGAGCATGGATAATCTCACGCTGGCGGTGGGTTCAAGACAGTACCTGAACCCACAGAATTATCTCTGGGGCGACTTTGCCGCCGCTGCCGTTCTTTCCGGCTTACCCATTACTATTATTTTTCTCGCCTGCCAGCGCTGGATTGTCGGAGGGCTCACCTCGGGAGGCGTCAAAGGTTAA
- a CDS encoding ABC transporter ATP-binding protein, translated as MAEVKLVNIAKSYDQGQTWTLKDINLNIGNGEFIAFIGPSGCGKSTLLRMICGLEDITCGELSIDGEKVNNWPPNERRVGMVFQSYALYPHMSVAENMAFGLKLAKANKSVVDERVDEAARILQLQALLERKPKAMSGGQRQRVAIGRSIVQQPRVFLFDEPLSNLDVALRVQMRQEIARLHRRLKTTSIYVTHDQVEAMTLADQIVVLSPLAQGAASNLEQVGKPLELYHHPANLFVAGFIGSPKMNFFDGVIEKSGAEETLIRLTTGETLKAFADTSKADPGSRVVLGIRPEHTLVETDSGNAVDGRIEALERLGAESFIYMNHDTIREHFIVRVEDSLRREEGSKIRVELPPEHCYLFDANGIAFHRTRAPEIDQ; from the coding sequence ATGGCAGAAGTCAAACTCGTCAACATTGCGAAAAGTTATGACCAGGGACAAACCTGGACCCTGAAAGACATCAACCTGAACATTGGTAATGGTGAGTTTATCGCTTTCATTGGCCCATCCGGTTGTGGCAAATCTACGCTGCTGAGGATGATCTGTGGGCTGGAAGATATCACCTGCGGCGAACTAAGCATTGATGGCGAGAAAGTGAATAACTGGCCACCCAATGAGCGGCGTGTGGGCATGGTCTTTCAGTCTTACGCCCTTTATCCCCATATGTCCGTTGCAGAAAACATGGCCTTTGGTCTGAAGCTGGCCAAGGCAAATAAAAGCGTGGTGGATGAGCGGGTTGATGAAGCCGCCCGAATCCTGCAACTGCAGGCGCTTCTGGAGCGTAAACCCAAAGCCATGTCCGGAGGTCAGCGACAGCGGGTCGCTATTGGCCGCTCCATTGTGCAACAGCCCAGGGTCTTCCTGTTTGATGAGCCTCTGTCAAACCTGGACGTTGCCCTGCGTGTGCAGATGAGGCAGGAGATCGCCCGATTACATCGCCGACTGAAAACCACCTCCATCTACGTCACTCATGATCAGGTGGAAGCCATGACCCTGGCTGATCAGATCGTGGTATTGAGTCCCCTGGCACAGGGAGCGGCCAGCAACCTTGAACAGGTGGGCAAACCGCTGGAACTTTATCACCACCCGGCCAACCTGTTCGTTGCCGGCTTTATTGGCTCACCGAAAATGAACTTCTTTGACGGGGTCATTGAGAAAAGTGGCGCAGAAGAGACGCTGATTCGCCTGACTACCGGCGAAACACTGAAAGCCTTTGCCGATACCAGCAAAGCCGATCCGGGCTCCCGTGTCGTGTTGGGTATCCGGCCGGAACATACCCTGGTGGAAACCGACAGTGGCAATGCCGTTGATGGGCGGATTGAAGCGCTGGAGCGCTTGGGCGCCGAGTCATTTATCTATATGAACCACGACACCATCAGAGAGCACTTTATTGTGCGGGTGGAAGACTCCCTCCGCCGGGAAGAAGGCAGCAAAATACGTGTTGAGCTGCCACCTGAACACTGTTATCTGTTCGATGCCAACGGTATTGCCTTCCACCGGACCCGGGCACCGGAAATCGATCAATAA
- a CDS encoding IS4 family transposase, giving the protein MLPLSPKPWSELTFGCADLGDTRRTKRLVKVAAELSAHTGNSLSSSCEGYTALVTGAYRLIENEAVKPEAIAEAGFQATAKIVRQSRLLLALEDTTTLGYKHAVRSELGDLGGPEGSKTRGFHVHSVFLVDADTERSIGLIDQERWVREDVQRGKKNQRRQLPYEGKESFKWQRASENTEQRMGGKMPDIISVCDREADIYEYMHYKLDNRQRFVVRATQNRILVDGELLLFDSLAQTEVLGKYTIVVPQKGGRKKRKATLQVKRKKMTIQAPQRPGGRPEPVTMNIVSAEEIGNDSEDRLHWVLLTTEDIETFEDCRSIIRFYELRWRIEEFHKAWKSGAGVERLRLQSPDNIERLAVILMFVAVRLMQIREALMLPNDRQHKDRKLWSEKTLANEVVSDDEWQVLWLTYEKKALPDKPPTVTWLLQTIARLGGWGDSKHTGQPGWLVVWEGWAKLQDRVKTWQIARQFSAGEM; this is encoded by the coding sequence ATGCTTCCACTTTCTCCTAAACCATGGTCAGAACTAACTTTTGGATGTGCTGATTTGGGCGATACTCGACGTACAAAACGACTTGTCAAAGTTGCTGCCGAGCTTTCAGCTCATACCGGTAATTCTTTGTCATCTTCATGCGAAGGTTATACCGCACTGGTAACTGGAGCTTACCGGCTGATTGAGAATGAGGCCGTAAAGCCTGAAGCAATAGCTGAGGCAGGCTTTCAGGCAACTGCCAAAATAGTGAGACAGTCTCGCCTACTTCTGGCTCTCGAAGATACAACAACCCTGGGTTATAAACATGCTGTCAGATCCGAGCTTGGTGATCTTGGAGGTCCTGAAGGCTCTAAAACCAGAGGATTCCACGTCCACTCTGTCTTCTTGGTTGATGCGGATACAGAGCGAAGCATTGGGCTTATTGATCAAGAACGATGGGTTAGAGAGGACGTTCAGCGGGGGAAAAAGAACCAACGTCGTCAGCTACCTTACGAGGGAAAGGAAAGCTTTAAGTGGCAAAGAGCCTCTGAAAACACAGAACAAAGGATGGGGGGTAAAATGCCTGACATCATCAGTGTTTGCGACCGGGAGGCGGATATATACGAATATATGCACTACAAACTGGATAACCGACAGCGGTTTGTTGTAAGAGCTACACAAAACAGAATCCTGGTGGATGGCGAACTCTTATTATTTGATTCCTTAGCTCAGACTGAAGTGTTGGGGAAATATACGATAGTGGTTCCTCAAAAAGGAGGTAGAAAGAAGCGAAAGGCAACGCTGCAGGTCAAAAGAAAGAAGATGACAATACAGGCGCCGCAAAGGCCAGGCGGCAGGCCGGAACCGGTAACTATGAATATTGTGTCGGCTGAAGAGATTGGCAATGACTCCGAAGACCGTTTGCACTGGGTACTATTGACAACTGAAGATATTGAAACATTCGAAGACTGTCGCTCTATCATTCGATTTTACGAGCTCCGATGGCGAATAGAAGAGTTCCATAAGGCTTGGAAATCGGGAGCAGGAGTAGAAAGGCTTCGTCTGCAATCTCCGGATAACATTGAACGACTTGCGGTCATATTAATGTTTGTCGCTGTCAGACTAATGCAAATCCGTGAAGCATTAATGTTACCGAATGACAGGCAGCACAAAGACAGAAAGCTTTGGAGTGAAAAAACACTCGCGAATGAGGTGGTCAGTGATGATGAATGGCAGGTTCTCTGGCTAACCTATGAAAAAAAAGCGTTGCCCGATAAGCCGCCAACAGTCACTTGGCTGCTTCAAACGATTGCTCGGCTTGGTGGTTGGGGTGATTCAAAGCATACAGGGCAGCCCGGCTGGTTAGTGGTATGGGAAGGCTGGGCGAAATTGCAGGATCGGGTAAAAACCTGGCAGATAGCCCGGCAGTTCAGCGCTGGAGAGATGTGA
- the malF gene encoding maltose ABC transporter permease MalF, producing the protein MSTLSTPGRTPRTTRTSGAYLVIAIVAVIDLVLLYGVTLMYAQGKLAFAMLMLVLASVGSWVFISRKGYNYRYVYPSLLGVVTFIVFPLIYTVNVAFTNYSSNHLLSLERARAIHLAKTYRTGGESFAFKMYQEGPGFQLMLTNAAGGEKHYLTEPFTDSNVPQELKAFESRHVPPGAVLPIREVIKKRVLLQRLDIVLPDGTELAMTSLRKFSAIARVYRPDDHFDQQYPEQSLALIDNRTGETIYPDMETGYYTNEAGTEQIGPGFTIYTGWDNFVRVFTDPGIQGPFLKIFTWTVIFAALSVAFTLVIGLLMACLVQWEPLKGNGIYRLLLILPYAVPAFISILIFRGLFNQNFGEINLLLDMLFGIKPEWFSNELLAKSMVIIVNTWLGYPYMMILCIGLLKSIPDDLYEASAIDGATPAQNLFHITIPMIIKPLIPLLIASFAFNFNNMVLINLLTDGAPDMLHATTPAGATDILVSYTFRIAFGSYGQDYGLASAIATVIFLMVGFIAWVNLKATRQLQ; encoded by the coding sequence ATGAGCACGTTGAGCACACCGGGACGCACACCAAGAACCACCAGAACTAGCGGTGCCTATCTGGTCATCGCCATTGTTGCCGTTATCGACCTGGTGCTGTTATACGGTGTGACCTTGATGTATGCCCAGGGAAAACTGGCTTTTGCCATGCTGATGCTGGTTCTTGCATCGGTTGGCTCATGGGTTTTTATCAGCAGAAAAGGGTACAACTATCGCTACGTCTACCCCAGCCTTCTGGGGGTTGTCACCTTCATCGTCTTTCCGCTGATTTACACTGTTAACGTCGCCTTTACCAACTACAGTTCCAATCACCTGCTTTCCCTTGAACGGGCCAGGGCTATACATCTTGCGAAAACCTACCGTACGGGCGGTGAATCCTTTGCTTTCAAAATGTATCAGGAAGGCCCCGGCTTCCAGCTGATGCTGACCAATGCTGCGGGCGGTGAGAAGCACTACCTGACAGAGCCCTTTACCGACAGTAATGTGCCACAGGAACTGAAAGCCTTTGAATCCAGACATGTGCCACCCGGAGCCGTACTCCCTATCCGGGAAGTTATCAAAAAACGCGTGCTCCTTCAGAGGCTGGATATTGTGCTGCCGGATGGCACCGAGCTGGCCATGACCAGCCTGAGAAAGTTCAGCGCGATAGCCAGGGTTTACCGGCCAGATGACCACTTTGACCAGCAATACCCCGAACAAAGCCTTGCCCTGATCGATAACCGCACTGGTGAAACCATCTATCCTGACATGGAGACGGGGTATTACACCAATGAAGCCGGTACCGAGCAGATTGGTCCGGGTTTTACCATCTACACGGGCTGGGATAATTTTGTTCGGGTTTTTACTGATCCGGGGATTCAGGGACCGTTCCTGAAGATCTTCACCTGGACCGTTATTTTTGCCGCGCTCTCCGTGGCCTTTACCCTGGTCATCGGCCTGTTAATGGCCTGCCTGGTGCAATGGGAGCCGCTTAAAGGGAATGGTATTTACCGGTTGCTGTTGATCCTGCCTTACGCGGTACCGGCCTTTATTTCCATCCTGATTTTCAGAGGGCTGTTTAACCAGAACTTCGGTGAAATCAATCTTCTGCTGGATATGCTCTTCGGGATTAAACCGGAATGGTTCAGTAATGAGCTGTTGGCCAAATCCATGGTCATCATCGTCAATACCTGGCTGGGCTACCCCTACATGATGATCCTCTGTATCGGACTGCTGAAAAGTATTCCGGATGATCTTTATGAAGCTTCGGCTATTGATGGTGCTACCCCAGCCCAGAATCTTTTCCATATTACCATTCCAATGATCATCAAGCCGCTGATTCCACTACTGATTGCCAGCTTTGCCTTTAACTTTAACAACATGGTGCTGATCAACCTGTTAACCGATGGCGCTCCGGATATGCTCCATGCCACTACCCCGGCCGGGGCTACTGATATTCTGGTGAGTTACACCTTCCGTATTGCCTTTGGTTCCTATGGTCAGGATTACGGTTTGGCCTCTGCCATTGCCACCGTGATCTTTCTGATGGTGGGCTTTATTGCCTGGGTAAACCTGAAAGCTACACGACAATTGCAGTAG